Proteins encoded together in one Candidatus Aminicenantes bacterium window:
- a CDS encoding glycosyl hydrolase, producing the protein MNPLRVLAAALAAMALATGAPAGCQSPTGFANPENIPPFPAHAIGVPSRAPDFDAWPGFQSPPSGYGEVAFFWWQGDPLTKERLTWQLDQLTGKGITGLQINYAHTDKGGVSYGLSMRSDPPIFSPPWWDLVQWFAAEAQKRGLSISLSDYTLGLGQGKAMDEAAAAVPGLVGSELRLETKAVAGGEALDWAPPAGWISLTALREGEVGRVSEPMVDLRDHVRDGRLLWRVPEGRWSVIAVFPQKVNPSLDPTHPDSGRAYIEHFFAPFERHLPGQGGKALNFFFSDELEFRLPGLIWSERLADAFRARKGYDLRSLLAGLFVDIGPHTPKIRMDYNDVRVALSEENFFRPVFEWHQKRGMIYGCDHGGRGLDVTEFGDYFRTQRWNQGPGCDQPTLDKNLIKAKVASSIAHLYDRPRVWLEGYHSSGWGTTSAAIADATFADFLMGHNLLSFHGLYYSTHGGWWEWAPPDNHWRMPYWGHLDGFMTAIRRLSFLFSQGRHVCDVAIMYPVAPAEAGIDGARAVETAFAIGRKLYGEGIDFDFIDFESLKRARIDRRALSVSGERYRVLLLPAMRAIRFAALRKAAEFAAAGGTVIAVGSLPEASERAGRDDPVLNKIVLKTFGLEAGPAAALKSPFVRLGETGGLTAVAPGPEDAVGVIQKTNAPDLAFETGGKTPVYFLHRRIGPRDVYGLYGLPQGASVRFRASGRVERWDPWTGRASPLAVQEQADGHTRLRLPLSAEEVQLIVFSPGRAEIEKAVAAAESEIIEIGGPWTSELRPTLDNRWGDFRWPPSPGFIGAEVRRFRYAFEDRPGAGPTAPAADSPFWRPQTASFGQRFWRLGPVPDGVDTGELEKRLLEQGRPNPSRPVPAGGDRLVWAPYDFSWREGVEGDPGHQGYHGLKEEMPDDFIRLGKPRLESTTIVREKEAAGSRYYLWTAIAAARMSAGRLVAGGMKPAAVWVGGRLIVNFDSPFELEAGATPVLLRYDQPGTGWLLAVEPDFHMPEPIPGSLAMRWEGAQGVFPFDVRPDDPHPAGWYRFKAAPGLKAMIVTAIGEVEAWAEGAPLASAEAAGGARGARRLRFALPGIIRGEADIVLRIRHERGVYGGAALPEPVELECGEGELAAGDWSRYEGLESYSGGMLYKKEVSGLNPPDGGRVTLDLGGVSSSAEVIVNGKSCGIRVAPPWRWDIGERIRKGSNSITILVCNTLANHYLTIPTRYRGSPVSGLLGPVRLFVEK; encoded by the coding sequence ATGAATCCTCTCCGTGTTCTTGCCGCGGCCCTCGCGGCGATGGCGCTGGCCACCGGCGCTCCGGCGGGCTGCCAGAGCCCGACCGGGTTCGCGAATCCGGAGAATATCCCTCCCTTTCCCGCCCACGCCATCGGCGTCCCCTCGCGGGCGCCGGATTTCGACGCCTGGCCCGGCTTCCAATCGCCCCCTTCCGGATATGGGGAAGTGGCCTTCTTCTGGTGGCAGGGGGACCCGCTGACCAAGGAGCGCCTGACCTGGCAGCTCGATCAGCTTACTGGCAAAGGCATCACCGGCCTCCAGATCAATTATGCCCACACGGATAAAGGCGGCGTGTCCTACGGACTGTCGATGCGGAGCGATCCGCCGATCTTTTCGCCCCCCTGGTGGGATCTCGTCCAATGGTTCGCCGCCGAGGCCCAAAAACGGGGCCTATCGATCAGCCTGAGCGACTATACCCTCGGCCTGGGGCAGGGGAAGGCCATGGACGAGGCGGCCGCTGCCGTCCCCGGCTTGGTCGGGTCCGAGCTCCGCCTGGAAACGAAAGCTGTGGCCGGCGGCGAGGCGCTGGATTGGGCGCCTCCGGCCGGCTGGATTTCCCTGACCGCGCTTCGGGAAGGGGAAGTGGGGCGCGTCTCGGAGCCGATGGTGGATTTGCGCGACCATGTCCGGGACGGCCGACTGCTCTGGCGGGTGCCCGAAGGCCGCTGGAGCGTCATCGCCGTCTTTCCGCAGAAGGTGAACCCTTCGCTCGATCCGACCCATCCGGACTCGGGCCGGGCCTATATCGAGCATTTCTTCGCGCCTTTTGAGCGGCACCTGCCGGGCCAGGGCGGGAAGGCGCTGAATTTCTTCTTCTCGGACGAGCTCGAATTCCGGCTTCCGGGGCTCATCTGGAGCGAGCGGCTGGCGGACGCGTTTCGGGCCCGCAAGGGCTACGACCTCCGGTCCCTGCTGGCCGGGCTGTTCGTCGACATCGGGCCGCACACGCCCAAGATCCGGATGGATTACAACGACGTCCGGGTGGCCTTGAGTGAGGAAAATTTTTTTCGTCCGGTCTTCGAATGGCATCAGAAGCGGGGCATGATCTACGGCTGCGACCACGGCGGCCGGGGACTGGACGTCACCGAGTTCGGCGACTATTTCCGCACCCAGCGCTGGAACCAGGGGCCGGGCTGCGACCAGCCGACCCTGGATAAGAATTTAATCAAGGCCAAGGTCGCCTCTTCGATCGCCCATCTCTATGACCGGCCGCGGGTTTGGCTGGAAGGCTATCACAGCAGCGGCTGGGGCACGACCTCGGCCGCGATCGCCGACGCGACCTTTGCCGATTTCCTGATGGGTCACAATCTCCTGTCCTTCCACGGCCTGTATTACTCCACTCACGGCGGCTGGTGGGAATGGGCCCCGCCCGACAACCACTGGCGGATGCCTTACTGGGGCCATCTGGACGGCTTTATGACCGCCATCCGCCGATTGAGCTTCCTCTTCTCGCAAGGCCGGCACGTCTGCGATGTCGCGATCATGTACCCCGTCGCCCCGGCCGAAGCCGGAATAGACGGAGCCCGTGCCGTCGAGACGGCCTTTGCCATAGGACGGAAGCTCTACGGCGAGGGCATCGATTTCGACTTCATCGATTTTGAGTCGCTGAAACGGGCCCGGATCGACCGGCGGGCCTTGAGCGTTTCGGGCGAGCGATACCGCGTCCTCCTTCTGCCGGCGATGCGAGCCATCCGTTTCGCCGCCCTGCGGAAGGCGGCGGAGTTCGCCGCAGCCGGCGGGACTGTGATCGCCGTTGGGAGCCTGCCCGAAGCCAGCGAACGAGCCGGCCGGGACGACCCCGTCCTGAACAAGATCGTGCTGAAGACTTTCGGACTCGAGGCCGGGCCAGCGGCTGCCTTGAAGAGCCCGTTCGTCCGGCTGGGCGAAACGGGTGGGCTGACCGCTGTGGCGCCCGGTCCCGAGGATGCCGTCGGCGTCATCCAAAAGACAAACGCACCGGACTTGGCTTTCGAGACGGGGGGAAAGACGCCCGTTTATTTCCTCCACCGGCGCATCGGGCCGCGCGATGTCTATGGACTTTATGGGCTTCCCCAAGGCGCCTCTGTCCGATTCCGGGCTTCCGGCCGGGTCGAGCGTTGGGATCCGTGGACGGGCCGGGCCAGCCCGCTCGCGGTCCAGGAACAGGCGGACGGGCATACGCGCCTCCGCCTGCCTCTGTCCGCGGAGGAAGTCCAGCTGATCGTCTTTAGCCCCGGCCGTGCAGAAATCGAAAAAGCCGTCGCCGCGGCGGAGTCCGAGATCATCGAGATCGGCGGCCCCTGGACGAGCGAGCTTCGGCCGACGCTGGACAATCGGTGGGGCGATTTCCGCTGGCCGCCGAGCCCCGGATTCATCGGGGCCGAAGTCCGGCGCTTCCGCTATGCCTTCGAGGACCGGCCGGGGGCGGGCCCGACGGCGCCCGCTGCCGACTCGCCGTTCTGGCGGCCGCAGACGGCTTCCTTCGGACAGCGATTTTGGCGGCTCGGGCCCGTTCCCGACGGCGTCGATACGGGCGAGCTGGAAAAGCGGCTGCTCGAACAAGGCCGGCCGAATCCTTCCCGGCCGGTCCCGGCAGGCGGCGACAGGCTCGTCTGGGCCCCCTACGATTTTTCCTGGCGCGAGGGTGTTGAGGGCGATCCTGGCCACCAGGGATATCACGGCTTGAAAGAAGAAATGCCCGACGATTTCATCCGCTTGGGAAAGCCCAGGCTGGAATCGACGACCATCGTTCGCGAAAAAGAGGCGGCCGGATCGCGTTATTACCTGTGGACGGCCATCGCGGCGGCCCGCATGTCCGCCGGACGGCTCGTCGCCGGCGGGATGAAACCGGCGGCGGTCTGGGTCGGCGGGCGCCTGATCGTGAATTTCGACTCGCCCTTCGAGCTTGAGGCCGGCGCGACTCCCGTATTGCTACGCTATGATCAACCGGGAACCGGCTGGCTTCTCGCCGTCGAGCCGGATTTCCATATGCCCGAACCCATCCCCGGCTCGCTGGCCATGAGATGGGAAGGCGCCCAGGGCGTATTTCCGTTCGATGTGCGGCCCGACGATCCGCATCCCGCCGGCTGGTATCGGTTCAAGGCCGCTCCCGGCCTGAAGGCCATGATCGTGACCGCTATCGGCGAAGTCGAGGCCTGGGCGGAGGGAGCGCCGCTGGCGTCCGCCGAAGCGGCGGGCGGCGCGCGCGGGGCCCGTCGGCTCCGTTTCGCGCTTCCCGGGATCATCCGCGGCGAAGCCGATATCGTCCTGCGCATCCGCCACGAACGCGGCGTCTACGGTGGAGCGGCCTTGCCGGAGCCTGTCGAACTCGAGTGCGGCGAGGGCGAGCTTGCGGCCGGGGATTGGTCCCGATACGAGGGACTGGAGAGCTATTCCGGAGGGATGCTATATAAAAAAGAAGTCTCCGGGCTCAACCCGCCGGACGGCGGGCGCGTGACGCTCGATCTGGGCGGAGTCTCGTCGTCGGCCGAAGTCATCGTCAACGGGAAATCGTGCGGCATCCGGGTCGCGCCGCCCTGGCGCTGGGATATCGGCGAACGGATTCGGAAAGGTTCGAATTCCATCACGATCCTCGTCTGCAATACCCTGGCCAACCACTACCTGACCATCCCAACCCGGTATCGAGGGAGCCCCGTATCCGGACTGCTGGGGCCGGTGCGTTTGTTCGTTGAAAAATAA
- a CDS encoding aminotransferase class IV yields the protein MLAYWNGRYLPQEQITVSPDDRGFLFADGLYEVIRSYRGRLFRSADHLERLNNGARALRLKTTDFNDLADITANLIEENRLAEGEATVYIQVTRGTATRTHRFPPPETALTVYAAVKPFFPHVDDLADGVNVILVSDQRWARCDVKTVGLTANVLANQAAHEQQAAEAVFVRDGALLEGTHTNLFAVYDGVVVTPPKTNYILGGITRMAVLEICRKTGIPCREAPLFESDLDRAEELMIVGTTTEVTPVVRIHGRPFRTGRPGAITMRLQKDLQELTRQPA from the coding sequence ATGCTCGCCTATTGGAACGGGCGCTACCTGCCGCAAGAACAGATCACGGTCTCGCCGGACGACCGGGGTTTTTTGTTCGCCGACGGCCTGTACGAAGTCATTCGCAGCTACCGGGGCCGGCTGTTCCGATCCGCGGATCATCTCGAGCGCCTGAATAACGGAGCCCGGGCCCTCCGCCTGAAGACGACCGACTTTAACGACTTAGCCGATATCACCGCCAACCTGATCGAGGAAAACCGGCTGGCCGAGGGCGAGGCCACTGTCTATATCCAGGTGACCCGCGGGACCGCGACCCGGACCCATCGTTTTCCTCCCCCGGAAACGGCCTTGACCGTCTATGCGGCCGTCAAGCCGTTTTTCCCCCATGTCGACGACCTGGCCGACGGGGTCAACGTGATCCTGGTCTCCGACCAGCGCTGGGCCCGCTGCGACGTCAAAACCGTGGGCCTGACCGCCAATGTCCTGGCCAACCAGGCGGCTCATGAGCAACAGGCCGCGGAAGCCGTCTTCGTCCGCGACGGAGCGCTCCTGGAGGGGACGCACACGAATCTTTTCGCGGTTTACGACGGCGTCGTCGTCACGCCTCCGAAAACAAACTATATCCTGGGCGGGATCACCCGGATGGCCGTCCTTGAGATTTGTCGCAAGACAGGCATCCCCTGCCGGGAAGCGCCTCTCTTCGAGTCGGATCTGGATCGCGCCGAAGAGCTGATGATCGTCGGGACCACGACGGAGGTCACCCCCGTCGTGCGGATTCACGGCCGCCCTTTCCGTACGGGCCGGCCCGGCGCGATCACGATGCGGCTTCAAAAAGACCTGCAGGAACTGACCCGGCAGCCCGCGTAG
- the yihA gene encoding ribosome biogenesis GTP-binding protein YihA/YsxC, with product MKILSARFLKGIVKPDSVLEDGKPQIAFIGRSNVGKSSVINSLTGQKGLARTSSFPGRTQEINLFLIEGRFYLLDLPGYGYSKHSLERKRELHRLIDWYLFQSPYRPKCVVLIIDAEVGPTENDFEMLRSLEATGKTLVIVANKVDKIKKARTEARLRELRGLFGGHKVIPYSSDKGIGQKELAAEIFG from the coding sequence GTGAAGATCCTTTCGGCGCGCTTTCTCAAGGGCATCGTCAAGCCCGATTCCGTCCTGGAGGACGGCAAGCCCCAGATCGCCTTTATCGGCCGCTCCAACGTCGGAAAATCCAGCGTCATCAATTCCCTGACCGGCCAGAAAGGCCTGGCCCGGACCAGCTCGTTTCCCGGCCGGACGCAGGAGATCAATCTTTTCCTGATCGAGGGCCGCTTCTACCTCCTCGACCTGCCGGGCTACGGGTATTCCAAGCATTCGCTGGAGCGGAAGCGCGAGCTGCACCGCCTGATCGACTGGTACCTGTTCCAATCCCCCTACCGGCCCAAGTGCGTCGTCCTCATCATCGACGCCGAGGTCGGTCCGACGGAAAACGATTTCGAGATGCTGCGATCCCTGGAGGCAACGGGGAAGACCCTCGTCATAGTCGCCAACAAGGTCGATAAAATCAAGAAAGCCAGGACCGAGGCTCGCCTGCGGGAGCTCCGGGGCCTGTTCGGAGGCCACAAGGTCATCCCCTATTCCTCGGACAAGGGGATCGGTCAGAAAGAGCTGGCCGCCGAGATCTTCGGATAG
- a CDS encoding GIY-YIG nuclease family protein gives MKAKAEGSVSESAAVWHLYILCCGDGSFYTGVTTDIERRFREHQEGTASRYTRTHRPVGLVHREECGTRSQALSRECAVKTLSREKKEALVAGGAKPKAAGAGKTLKTKKAAPKRKR, from the coding sequence ATGAAAGCCAAGGCGGAGGGGTCCGTCTCGGAGTCGGCGGCCGTGTGGCACCTCTACATCCTGTGCTGCGGCGATGGGTCGTTTTACACGGGCGTGACCACGGATATCGAACGCCGCTTTCGCGAGCATCAAGAAGGGACGGCCTCCCGATATACCCGGACCCATCGCCCCGTCGGGCTTGTCCATCGGGAGGAGTGCGGCACCCGGTCGCAAGCCCTGTCGCGGGAGTGCGCCGTCAAGACTTTGAGCCGCGAGAAGAAGGAGGCGCTTGTCGCGGGCGGCGCAAAGCCGAAAGCCGCCGGAGCCGGGAAAACCCTCAAAACGAAGAAGGCCGCGCCGAAGCGCAAACGATGA